From Trichoplusia ni isolate ovarian cell line Hi5 chromosome 11, tn1, whole genome shotgun sequence, the proteins below share one genomic window:
- the LOC113498884 gene encoding sodium/potassium-transporting ATPase subunit alpha isoform X1 has product MASKESLDHGRTDSYRVATIGPIKDDNRTADGQYKTRRKPPAKKRKAGDLDDLKQELDIDFHKVTPEELYQRFQTHPENGLSHAKAKENLERDGPNALTPPKQTPEWVKFCKNLFGGFALLLWIGAILCFIAYGIQASTVEEPADDNLYLGIVLAAVVIVTGIFSYYQESKSSKIMESFKNMVPQFATVIREGEKLTLRAEDLVLGDIVEVKFGDRIPADIRIIEARGFKVDNSSLTGESEPQSRGAEFTHENPLETKNLAFFSTNAVEGTAKGVVICCGDNTVMGRIAGLASGLDTGETPIAKEIHHFIHLITGVAVFLGVTFFVIAFILGYHWLDAVIFLIGIIVANVPEGLLATVTVCLTLTAKRMASKNCLVKNLEAVETLGSTSTICSDKTGTLTQNRMTVAHMWFDNQIIEADTTEDQSGVQYDRTSPGFKALAKIATLCNRAEFKGGQDGVPILKKEVAGDASEAALLKCMELALGDVLSIRKRNKKACEIPFNSTNKYQVSIHESDDPSDPRHLLVMKGAPERILERCSTIFIGGKEKVLDEEMKEAFNNAYLELGGLGERVLGFCDLQLPSDKYPIGYKFNTDDPNFPLDNLRFVGLMSMIDPPRAAVPDAVAKCRSAGIKVIMVTGDHPITAKAIAKSVGIISEGNETVEDIAARLNIPVSEVNPREAKAAVVHGTELRELNSDQLDEILKFHTEIVFARTSPQQKLIIVEGCQRLGAIVAVTGDGVNDSPALKKADIGVAMGIAGSDVSKQAADMILLDDNFASIVTGVEEGRLIFDNLKKSIAYTLTSNIPEISPFLAFILCDIPLPLGTVTILCIDLGTDMVPAISLAYEEAESDIMKRQPRNPFTDKLVNERLISMAYGQIGMIQAAAGFFVYFVIMAENGFLPMHLFGIRKMWDSKAINDLTDSYGQEWTYRDRKALEFTCHTAFFVSIVVVQWADLIICKTRRNSIIHQGMRNWALNFGLIFETALAAFLSYTPGMDKGLRMYPLKFVWWLPAIPFMLSIFIYDEIRRFYLRRNPGGWLEQETYY; this is encoded by the exons CATGGCCGTACCGACTCGTACCGCGTCGCCACCATTGGACCCATTAAGGACGATAATAGAACCGCTGACGGACAGTAcaag ACACGCCGGAAACCACCCGCGAAGAAACGGAAAGCAGGAGACCTAGATGATCTCAAACAGGAGTTGGATATCGATTTTCACAAAGTAACACCGGAAGAGCTCTACCAAAGATTTCAGACACACCCAGAAAAT GGCCTTAGTCACGCGAAAGCGAAAGAAAACCTTGAAAGGGACGGTCCAAACGCACTTACGCCGCCAAAACAGACACCTGAATGggtaaagttttgtaaaaatctGTTCGGAGGTTTCGCGTTATTATTGTGGATTGGTGCTATTCTTTGCTTTATTGCCTACGGAATTCAG GCTAGTACTGTTGAAGAACCTGCAGATGACAACTTGTACCTCGGCATTGTATTGGCGGCTGTCGTGATCGTTACGGGTATTTTCTCATACTATCAGGAAAGCAAGTCATCGAAAATCATGGAATCGTTTAAGAACATGGTACCCCAGTTCGCTACCGTCATTCGTGAAGGCGAAAAGTTGACACTGCGTGCTGAAGACTTGGTACTTGGCGATATCGTTGAG GTTAAATTCGGTGACCGAATCCCTGCTGATATTCGTATCATTGAGGCTCGAGGTTTCAAAGTCGACAACTCAAGTTTAACCGGTGAATCTGAACCCCAATCGCGTGGAGCTGAATTTACTCATGAAAATCCATTGGAGACCAAGAACTTGGCATTCTTCTCTACCAACGCGGTCGAGGGAACGGCGAAGGGCGTTGTCATCTGCTGCGGAGATAATACC GTGATGGGCCGTATCGCTGGTCTAGCTTCGGGATTGGACACCGGCGAGACCCCAATTGCAAAGGAAATCCACCATTTCATCCACTTGATTACCGGCGTAGCTGTGTTCCTTGGCGTCACCTTCTTCGTAATTGCCTTCATCCTTGGCTACCACTGGCTGGATGCTGTCATCTTCCTTATTG GTATCATCGTTGCCAACGTACCCGAAGGTCTGCTTGCCACTGTAACCGTATGTCTGACCCTGACTGCCAAGCGAATGGCTTCCAAGAACTGCCTGGTGAAGAATCTGGAGGCCGTCGAGACCCTCGGATCTACTTCAACCATCTGCTCTGACAAGACCGGAACGCTAACGCAGAACAGGATGACTGTAGCCCACATGTGGTTCGACAACCAGATCATTGAAGCTGACACCACCGAAGATCAGTCTGGAGTACAATATG ACCGTACCAGCCCCGGATTCAAGGCTCTCGCTAAGATCGCTACTCTTTGCAACCGAGCTGAGTTCAAGGGTGGTCAGGATGGTGTCCCAATTCTGAAGAAGGAAGTTGCCGGTGATGCCTCGGAAGCGGCTCTGCTCAAGTGTATGGAACTGGCTCTCGGAGATGTACTGTCGATCAGGAAGCGCAACAAGAAGGCTTGCGAGATTCCCTTCAACTCAACCAACAAGTACCAGGTCTCGATTCACGAGAGTGATGACCCCAGCGACCCTCGCCATCTGCTTGTCATGAAGGGTGCTCCCGAAAGGATTCTGGAACGTTGCAGCACTATCTTCATTGGCGGAAAGGAAAAG GTTTTGGACGAGGAAATGAAGGAGGCTTTCAACAACGCTTACCTGGAACTCGGTGGTCTTGGTGAACGTGTACTCGGATTCTGCGATCTTCAACTGCCATCTGACAAGTACCCAATTGGCTACAAGTTCAACACTGATGACCCTAACTTCCCATTGGACAACCTCCGCTTCGTTGGATTGATGAGTATGATTGACCCTCCCCGTGCCGCCGTACCCGACGCTGTTGCCAAGTGCCGATCTGCTGGTATCAAG GTTATCATGGTAACTGGTGACCACCCCATCACTGCCAAGGCTATTGCCAAGTCTGTAGGAATTATCTCTGAAGGCAACGAGACCGTTGAGGACATTGCTGCTCGTCTGAACATTCCTGTATCTGAAGTGAACCCTCGCGAGGCTAAGGCTGCCGTTGTCCACGGAACTGAGCTTAGGGAACTGAACTCAGATCAACTTGATGAAATTCTGAA ATTCCACACGGAGATTGTGTTCGCCCGTACCTCACCACAACAGAAGCTGATCATCGTTGAGGGTTGCCAGCGTCTGGGAGCCATCGTGGCCGTAACTGGTGATGGTGTCAACGACTCGCCCGCTCTGAAGAAGGCCGACATCGGTGTTGCCATGGGTATCGCTGGATCTGACGTCTCTAAGCAA GCTGCCGACATGATCCTCCTTGACGACAACTTCGCTTCCATCGTCACCGGTGTCGAGGAAGGTCGTCTGATCTTCGACAACTTGAAGAAATCCATCGCGTACACCCTGACCTCGAACATTCCCGAGATCTCTCCCTTCCTCGCCTTCATCCTGTGCGACATCCCACTGCCACTTGGCACTGTTACCATCCTCTGCATTGATCTTGGAACTGACATG GTGCCCGCCATTTCCCTGGCTTACGAGGAGGCCGAATCTGACATTATGAAGCGACAGCCGCGTAACCCTTTCACTGATAAACTCGTTAACGAGAG GCTTATCTCGATGGCGTACGGCCAGATCGGTATGATCCAAGCCGCAGCTGGATTCTTCGTGTACTTCGTGATCATGGCTGAGAACGGCTTCCTGCCGATGCATCTCTTCGGCATCCGTAAGATGTGGGACTCCAAGGCTATCAACGATCTGACTGACTCCTACGGACAGGAATGG ACCTACCGCGACCGCAAGGCTCTGGAGTTCACTTGCCACACCGCTTTCTTCGTATCCATCGTGGTGGTGCAATGGGCTGATCTGATCATCTGCAAGACGCGCCGTAACTCCATCATCCACCAGGGAATGCGCAACTGGGCTCTGAACTTCGGCCTCATCTTCGAAACTGCCCTCGCTGCGTTCCTATCCTACACCCCCGGAATGGACAAGGGATTGAGGATGTACCCTCTCAA GTTCGTGTGGTGGCTGCCTGCCATTCCGTTCATGCTGTCGATCTTCATCTACGACGAGATCCGACGCTTCTACCTGCGCCGCAACCCCGGCGGCTGGCTGGAACAAGAGACTTACTACTAA
- the LOC113498884 gene encoding sodium/potassium-transporting ATPase subunit alpha isoform X7: MGETRRKPPAKKRKAGDLDDLKQELDIDFHKVTPEELYQRFQTHPENGLSHAKAKENLERDGPNALTPPKQTPEWVKFCKNLFGGFALLLWIGAILCFIAYGIQASTVEEPADDNLYLGIVLAAVVIVTGIFSYYQESKSSKIMESFKNMVPQFATVIREGEKLTLRAEDLVLGDIVEVKFGDRIPADIRIIEARGFKVDNSSLTGESEPQSRGAEFTHENPLETKNLAFFSTNAVEGTAKGVVICCGDNTVMGRIAGLASGLDTGETPIAKEIHHFIHLITGVAVFLGVTFFVIAFILGYHWLDAVIFLIGIIVANVPEGLLATVTVCLTLTAKRMASKNCLVKNLEAVETLGSTSTICSDKTGTLTQNRMTVAHMWFDNQIIEADTTEDQSGVQYDRTSPGFKALAKIATLCNRAEFKGGQDGVPILKKEVAGDASEAALLKCMELALGDVLSIRKRNKKACEIPFNSTNKYQVSIHESDDPSDPRHLLVMKGAPERILERCSTIFIGGKEKVLDEEMKEAFNNAYLELGGLGERVLGFCDLQLPSDKYPIGYKFNTDDPNFPLDNLRFVGLMSMIDPPRAAVPDAVAKCRSAGIKVIMVTGDHPITAKAIAKSVGIISEGNETVEDIAARLNIPVSEVNPREAKAAVVHGTELRELNSDQLDEILKFHTEIVFARTSPQQKLIIVEGCQRLGAIVAVTGDGVNDSPALKKADIGVAMGIAGSDVSKQAADMILLDDNFASIVTGVEEGRLIFDNLKKSIAYTLTSNIPEISPFLAFILCDIPLPLGTVTILCIDLGTDMVPAISLAYEEAESDIMKRQPRNPFTDKLVNERLISMAYGQIGMIQAAAGFFVYFVIMAENGFLPMHLFGIRKMWDSKAINDLTDSYGQEWTYRDRKALEFTCHTAFFVSIVVVQWADLIICKTRRNSIIHQGMRNWALNFGLIFETALAAFLSYTPGMDKGLRMYPLKFVWWLPAIPFMLSIFIYDEIRRFYLRRNPGGWLEQETYY, translated from the exons ATGGGCGAG ACACGCCGGAAACCACCCGCGAAGAAACGGAAAGCAGGAGACCTAGATGATCTCAAACAGGAGTTGGATATCGATTTTCACAAAGTAACACCGGAAGAGCTCTACCAAAGATTTCAGACACACCCAGAAAAT GGCCTTAGTCACGCGAAAGCGAAAGAAAACCTTGAAAGGGACGGTCCAAACGCACTTACGCCGCCAAAACAGACACCTGAATGggtaaagttttgtaaaaatctGTTCGGAGGTTTCGCGTTATTATTGTGGATTGGTGCTATTCTTTGCTTTATTGCCTACGGAATTCAG GCTAGTACTGTTGAAGAACCTGCAGATGACAACTTGTACCTCGGCATTGTATTGGCGGCTGTCGTGATCGTTACGGGTATTTTCTCATACTATCAGGAAAGCAAGTCATCGAAAATCATGGAATCGTTTAAGAACATGGTACCCCAGTTCGCTACCGTCATTCGTGAAGGCGAAAAGTTGACACTGCGTGCTGAAGACTTGGTACTTGGCGATATCGTTGAG GTTAAATTCGGTGACCGAATCCCTGCTGATATTCGTATCATTGAGGCTCGAGGTTTCAAAGTCGACAACTCAAGTTTAACCGGTGAATCTGAACCCCAATCGCGTGGAGCTGAATTTACTCATGAAAATCCATTGGAGACCAAGAACTTGGCATTCTTCTCTACCAACGCGGTCGAGGGAACGGCGAAGGGCGTTGTCATCTGCTGCGGAGATAATACC GTGATGGGCCGTATCGCTGGTCTAGCTTCGGGATTGGACACCGGCGAGACCCCAATTGCAAAGGAAATCCACCATTTCATCCACTTGATTACCGGCGTAGCTGTGTTCCTTGGCGTCACCTTCTTCGTAATTGCCTTCATCCTTGGCTACCACTGGCTGGATGCTGTCATCTTCCTTATTG GTATCATCGTTGCCAACGTACCCGAAGGTCTGCTTGCCACTGTAACCGTATGTCTGACCCTGACTGCCAAGCGAATGGCTTCCAAGAACTGCCTGGTGAAGAATCTGGAGGCCGTCGAGACCCTCGGATCTACTTCAACCATCTGCTCTGACAAGACCGGAACGCTAACGCAGAACAGGATGACTGTAGCCCACATGTGGTTCGACAACCAGATCATTGAAGCTGACACCACCGAAGATCAGTCTGGAGTACAATATG ACCGTACCAGCCCCGGATTCAAGGCTCTCGCTAAGATCGCTACTCTTTGCAACCGAGCTGAGTTCAAGGGTGGTCAGGATGGTGTCCCAATTCTGAAGAAGGAAGTTGCCGGTGATGCCTCGGAAGCGGCTCTGCTCAAGTGTATGGAACTGGCTCTCGGAGATGTACTGTCGATCAGGAAGCGCAACAAGAAGGCTTGCGAGATTCCCTTCAACTCAACCAACAAGTACCAGGTCTCGATTCACGAGAGTGATGACCCCAGCGACCCTCGCCATCTGCTTGTCATGAAGGGTGCTCCCGAAAGGATTCTGGAACGTTGCAGCACTATCTTCATTGGCGGAAAGGAAAAG GTTTTGGACGAGGAAATGAAGGAGGCTTTCAACAACGCTTACCTGGAACTCGGTGGTCTTGGTGAACGTGTACTCGGATTCTGCGATCTTCAACTGCCATCTGACAAGTACCCAATTGGCTACAAGTTCAACACTGATGACCCTAACTTCCCATTGGACAACCTCCGCTTCGTTGGATTGATGAGTATGATTGACCCTCCCCGTGCCGCCGTACCCGACGCTGTTGCCAAGTGCCGATCTGCTGGTATCAAG GTTATCATGGTAACTGGTGACCACCCCATCACTGCCAAGGCTATTGCCAAGTCTGTAGGAATTATCTCTGAAGGCAACGAGACCGTTGAGGACATTGCTGCTCGTCTGAACATTCCTGTATCTGAAGTGAACCCTCGCGAGGCTAAGGCTGCCGTTGTCCACGGAACTGAGCTTAGGGAACTGAACTCAGATCAACTTGATGAAATTCTGAA ATTCCACACGGAGATTGTGTTCGCCCGTACCTCACCACAACAGAAGCTGATCATCGTTGAGGGTTGCCAGCGTCTGGGAGCCATCGTGGCCGTAACTGGTGATGGTGTCAACGACTCGCCCGCTCTGAAGAAGGCCGACATCGGTGTTGCCATGGGTATCGCTGGATCTGACGTCTCTAAGCAA GCTGCCGACATGATCCTCCTTGACGACAACTTCGCTTCCATCGTCACCGGTGTCGAGGAAGGTCGTCTGATCTTCGACAACTTGAAGAAATCCATCGCGTACACCCTGACCTCGAACATTCCCGAGATCTCTCCCTTCCTCGCCTTCATCCTGTGCGACATCCCACTGCCACTTGGCACTGTTACCATCCTCTGCATTGATCTTGGAACTGACATG GTGCCCGCCATTTCCCTGGCTTACGAGGAGGCCGAATCTGACATTATGAAGCGACAGCCGCGTAACCCTTTCACTGATAAACTCGTTAACGAGAG GCTTATCTCGATGGCGTACGGCCAGATCGGTATGATCCAAGCCGCAGCTGGATTCTTCGTGTACTTCGTGATCATGGCTGAGAACGGCTTCCTGCCGATGCATCTCTTCGGCATCCGTAAGATGTGGGACTCCAAGGCTATCAACGATCTGACTGACTCCTACGGACAGGAATGG ACCTACCGCGACCGCAAGGCTCTGGAGTTCACTTGCCACACCGCTTTCTTCGTATCCATCGTGGTGGTGCAATGGGCTGATCTGATCATCTGCAAGACGCGCCGTAACTCCATCATCCACCAGGGAATGCGCAACTGGGCTCTGAACTTCGGCCTCATCTTCGAAACTGCCCTCGCTGCGTTCCTATCCTACACCCCCGGAATGGACAAGGGATTGAGGATGTACCCTCTCAA GTTCGTGTGGTGGCTGCCTGCCATTCCGTTCATGCTGTCGATCTTCATCTACGACGAGATCCGACGCTTCTACCTGCGCCGCAACCCCGGCGGCTGGCTGGAACAAGAGACTTACTACTAA
- the LOC113498884 gene encoding sodium/potassium-transporting ATPase subunit alpha isoform X4: MGEHGRTDSYRVATIGPIKDDNRTADGQYKTRRKPPAKKRKAGDLDDLKQELDIDFHKVTPEELYQRFQTHPENGLSHAKAKENLERDGPNALTPPKQTPEWVKFCKNLFGGFALLLWIGAILCFIAYGIQASTVEEPADDNLYLGIVLAAVVIVTGIFSYYQESKSSKIMESFKNMVPQFATVIREGEKLTLRAEDLVLGDIVEVKFGDRIPADIRIIEARGFKVDNSSLTGESEPQSRGAEFTHENPLETKNLAFFSTNAVEGTAKGVVICCGDNTVMGRIAGLASGLDTGETPIAKEIHHFIHLITGVAVFLGVTFFVIAFILGYHWLDAVIFLIGIIVANVPEGLLATVTVCLTLTAKRMASKNCLVKNLEAVETLGSTSTICSDKTGTLTQNRMTVAHMWFDNQIIEADTTEDQSGVQYDRTSPGFKALAKIATLCNRAEFKGGQDGVPILKKEVAGDASEAALLKCMELALGDVLSIRKRNKKACEIPFNSTNKYQVSIHESDDPSDPRHLLVMKGAPERILERCSTIFIGGKEKVLDEEMKEAFNNAYLELGGLGERVLGFCDLQLPSDKYPIGYKFNTDDPNFPLDNLRFVGLMSMIDPPRAAVPDAVAKCRSAGIKVIMVTGDHPITAKAIAKSVGIISEGNETVEDIAARLNIPVSEVNPREAKAAVVHGTELRELNSDQLDEILKFHTEIVFARTSPQQKLIIVEGCQRLGAIVAVTGDGVNDSPALKKADIGVAMGIAGSDVSKQAADMILLDDNFASIVTGVEEGRLIFDNLKKSIAYTLTSNIPEISPFLAFILCDIPLPLGTVTILCIDLGTDMVPAISLAYEEAESDIMKRQPRNPFTDKLVNERLISMAYGQIGMIQAAAGFFVYFVIMAENGFLPMHLFGIRKMWDSKAINDLTDSYGQEWTYRDRKALEFTCHTAFFVSIVVVQWADLIICKTRRNSIIHQGMRNWALNFGLIFETALAAFLSYTPGMDKGLRMYPLKFVWWLPAIPFMLSIFIYDEIRRFYLRRNPGGWLEQETYY; the protein is encoded by the exons ATGGGCGAG CATGGCCGTACCGACTCGTACCGCGTCGCCACCATTGGACCCATTAAGGACGATAATAGAACCGCTGACGGACAGTAcaag ACACGCCGGAAACCACCCGCGAAGAAACGGAAAGCAGGAGACCTAGATGATCTCAAACAGGAGTTGGATATCGATTTTCACAAAGTAACACCGGAAGAGCTCTACCAAAGATTTCAGACACACCCAGAAAAT GGCCTTAGTCACGCGAAAGCGAAAGAAAACCTTGAAAGGGACGGTCCAAACGCACTTACGCCGCCAAAACAGACACCTGAATGggtaaagttttgtaaaaatctGTTCGGAGGTTTCGCGTTATTATTGTGGATTGGTGCTATTCTTTGCTTTATTGCCTACGGAATTCAG GCTAGTACTGTTGAAGAACCTGCAGATGACAACTTGTACCTCGGCATTGTATTGGCGGCTGTCGTGATCGTTACGGGTATTTTCTCATACTATCAGGAAAGCAAGTCATCGAAAATCATGGAATCGTTTAAGAACATGGTACCCCAGTTCGCTACCGTCATTCGTGAAGGCGAAAAGTTGACACTGCGTGCTGAAGACTTGGTACTTGGCGATATCGTTGAG GTTAAATTCGGTGACCGAATCCCTGCTGATATTCGTATCATTGAGGCTCGAGGTTTCAAAGTCGACAACTCAAGTTTAACCGGTGAATCTGAACCCCAATCGCGTGGAGCTGAATTTACTCATGAAAATCCATTGGAGACCAAGAACTTGGCATTCTTCTCTACCAACGCGGTCGAGGGAACGGCGAAGGGCGTTGTCATCTGCTGCGGAGATAATACC GTGATGGGCCGTATCGCTGGTCTAGCTTCGGGATTGGACACCGGCGAGACCCCAATTGCAAAGGAAATCCACCATTTCATCCACTTGATTACCGGCGTAGCTGTGTTCCTTGGCGTCACCTTCTTCGTAATTGCCTTCATCCTTGGCTACCACTGGCTGGATGCTGTCATCTTCCTTATTG GTATCATCGTTGCCAACGTACCCGAAGGTCTGCTTGCCACTGTAACCGTATGTCTGACCCTGACTGCCAAGCGAATGGCTTCCAAGAACTGCCTGGTGAAGAATCTGGAGGCCGTCGAGACCCTCGGATCTACTTCAACCATCTGCTCTGACAAGACCGGAACGCTAACGCAGAACAGGATGACTGTAGCCCACATGTGGTTCGACAACCAGATCATTGAAGCTGACACCACCGAAGATCAGTCTGGAGTACAATATG ACCGTACCAGCCCCGGATTCAAGGCTCTCGCTAAGATCGCTACTCTTTGCAACCGAGCTGAGTTCAAGGGTGGTCAGGATGGTGTCCCAATTCTGAAGAAGGAAGTTGCCGGTGATGCCTCGGAAGCGGCTCTGCTCAAGTGTATGGAACTGGCTCTCGGAGATGTACTGTCGATCAGGAAGCGCAACAAGAAGGCTTGCGAGATTCCCTTCAACTCAACCAACAAGTACCAGGTCTCGATTCACGAGAGTGATGACCCCAGCGACCCTCGCCATCTGCTTGTCATGAAGGGTGCTCCCGAAAGGATTCTGGAACGTTGCAGCACTATCTTCATTGGCGGAAAGGAAAAG GTTTTGGACGAGGAAATGAAGGAGGCTTTCAACAACGCTTACCTGGAACTCGGTGGTCTTGGTGAACGTGTACTCGGATTCTGCGATCTTCAACTGCCATCTGACAAGTACCCAATTGGCTACAAGTTCAACACTGATGACCCTAACTTCCCATTGGACAACCTCCGCTTCGTTGGATTGATGAGTATGATTGACCCTCCCCGTGCCGCCGTACCCGACGCTGTTGCCAAGTGCCGATCTGCTGGTATCAAG GTTATCATGGTAACTGGTGACCACCCCATCACTGCCAAGGCTATTGCCAAGTCTGTAGGAATTATCTCTGAAGGCAACGAGACCGTTGAGGACATTGCTGCTCGTCTGAACATTCCTGTATCTGAAGTGAACCCTCGCGAGGCTAAGGCTGCCGTTGTCCACGGAACTGAGCTTAGGGAACTGAACTCAGATCAACTTGATGAAATTCTGAA ATTCCACACGGAGATTGTGTTCGCCCGTACCTCACCACAACAGAAGCTGATCATCGTTGAGGGTTGCCAGCGTCTGGGAGCCATCGTGGCCGTAACTGGTGATGGTGTCAACGACTCGCCCGCTCTGAAGAAGGCCGACATCGGTGTTGCCATGGGTATCGCTGGATCTGACGTCTCTAAGCAA GCTGCCGACATGATCCTCCTTGACGACAACTTCGCTTCCATCGTCACCGGTGTCGAGGAAGGTCGTCTGATCTTCGACAACTTGAAGAAATCCATCGCGTACACCCTGACCTCGAACATTCCCGAGATCTCTCCCTTCCTCGCCTTCATCCTGTGCGACATCCCACTGCCACTTGGCACTGTTACCATCCTCTGCATTGATCTTGGAACTGACATG GTGCCCGCCATTTCCCTGGCTTACGAGGAGGCCGAATCTGACATTATGAAGCGACAGCCGCGTAACCCTTTCACTGATAAACTCGTTAACGAGAG GCTTATCTCGATGGCGTACGGCCAGATCGGTATGATCCAAGCCGCAGCTGGATTCTTCGTGTACTTCGTGATCATGGCTGAGAACGGCTTCCTGCCGATGCATCTCTTCGGCATCCGTAAGATGTGGGACTCCAAGGCTATCAACGATCTGACTGACTCCTACGGACAGGAATGG ACCTACCGCGACCGCAAGGCTCTGGAGTTCACTTGCCACACCGCTTTCTTCGTATCCATCGTGGTGGTGCAATGGGCTGATCTGATCATCTGCAAGACGCGCCGTAACTCCATCATCCACCAGGGAATGCGCAACTGGGCTCTGAACTTCGGCCTCATCTTCGAAACTGCCCTCGCTGCGTTCCTATCCTACACCCCCGGAATGGACAAGGGATTGAGGATGTACCCTCTCAA GTTCGTGTGGTGGCTGCCTGCCATTCCGTTCATGCTGTCGATCTTCATCTACGACGAGATCCGACGCTTCTACCTGCGCCGCAACCCCGGCGGCTGGCTGGAACAAGAGACTTACTACTAA